The following coding sequences are from one Musa acuminata AAA Group cultivar baxijiao chromosome BXJ2-4, Cavendish_Baxijiao_AAA, whole genome shotgun sequence window:
- the LOC135610992 gene encoding probable trehalase encodes MPQCVVSSIPNPKTSSYKPPSAPPVVLLLVIAAMLPDAASAAVVATTPLVAFLQRLQSAALATLGSDGFDPKLYVDLPLKRNLSEVEAAFAALPNVAGVVPAPELERFVDEYFGAAGSDLVQAAPADFVAEPEGFLPKVKHPKVRAWALEVHALWKNLSRREADDVKERPELHTLLSLPGSVIVPGSRFREVYYWDSYWSIRGLLASKMYETAKEIVRNLLSLIEKYGFVLNGARAYYTNRSQPPLLSSMILEIYKKTRDLKLVKQSLPLLLKEHKFWNSEIHKVTIQVARGKKHSLSRYNAMWNKPRPESATTDEESASKLSTAAHQKNFYHQLASTAESGWDFSSRWMSNSSDLTTLETTSIIPVDLNAFIYKMESDIAFFAKLTGDSVTSQSFLAASKARRVAITSIFWNSQKDQWLDYWLIRKSNSEEFYQWEAHHQNHNIFASNFVPLWIGAYSSDAYKDGPKVEKVLKSLQNSGLLQPAGIATSLTNTGQQWDFPNGWAPLQHMIVEGLANSGSEEARSLAEDIAVRWIRTNYAAYKKTGAMHEKYDVEACGKIGGGGEYKPQTGFGWSNGVVLAFLEEFGWPHDKEIDCDS; translated from the exons ATGCCGCAGTGCGTGGTTTCCTCGATCCCGAATCCCAAAACGTCCTCCTACAAACCGCCGTCTGCTCCTCCTGTGGTTCTACTCCTCGTGATCGCCGCGATGCTGCCCGACGCCGCCTCCGCTGCTGTCGTCGCCACAACCCCGCTCGTCGCCTTCCTCCAGCGGCTCCAATCGGCCGCCCTCGCGACCCTCGGCTCCGACGGCTTTGACCCCAAGCTCTACGTCGACCTTCCCCTTAAACGGAACCTCTCTGAGGTCGAGGCGGCCTTCGCCGCGCTCCCTAACGTCGCTGGCGTTGTGCCGGCCCCCGAGTTGGAGCGATTCGTCGACGAGTATTTTGGCGCGGCCGGGTCGGATTTGGTGCAAGCGGCGCCCGCCGACTTCGTGGCGGAGCCGGAGGGGTTCCTGCCCAAGGTGAAGCACCCGAAGGTCAGAGCTTGGGCGCTGGAGGTGCACGCGTTGTGGAAGAATTTGAGTCGGAGAGAGGCCGACGACGTGAAGGAGCGGCCGGAGTTGCATACGCTGCTTTCGCTTCCCGGATCGGTCATTGTGCCGGGATCAAGATTCAGGGAGGTTTATTACTGGGATTCCTATTGGAGTATCAG GGGCTTACTAGCCAGCAAAATGTATGAAACTGCAAAGGAAATAGTGCGCAATCTTCTTTCACTTATTGAAAAGTATGGCTTCGTCTTGAATGGTGCAAGAGCATACTATACTAATCGAAG TCAGCCTCCACTATTGAGTTCAATGATACTGGAAATATACAAGAAAACTCGCGATTTGAAATTAGTAAAACAATCTCTTCCTTTATTGCTCAAAGAACATAAGTTCTGGAATTCAG AGATCCATAAGGTGACCATTCAAGTTGCACGTGGAAAGAAACACTCCCTCAGTCGCTACAATGCTATGTGGAACAAACCCCGGCCAGAATCTGCTACTACT GATGAAGAATCTGCTTCCAAGCTTTCAACTGCTGCTCATCAGAAGAACTTCTACCACCAACTTGCTTCAACTGCTGAATCGGGATGGGACTTCAGCTCACGATGGATGAG CAATTCATCTGACTTGACAACATTAGAAACAACATCAATCATACCTGTGGACCTAAATGCTTTCATATACAAG ATGGAATCTGACATAGCCTTCTTTGCAAAACTCACTGGGGACAGTGTGACCTCACAAAGCTTCTTGGCAGCTTCGAAAGCACGGCGAGTAGCAATAACGTCCATTTTTTGGAACTCACAGAAGGACCAATGGCTTGACTACTGGCTTATAAGGAAGAGCAACTCTGAG GAATTCTACCAATGGGAAGCACACCACCAAAACCATAATATATTTGCCTCTAACTTCGTACCTCTGTGGATAGGGGCATATAGTTCAG ATGCTTATAAAGATGGACCAAAGGTGGAGAAAGTTCTGAAAAGCCTCCAAAATTCAGGGCTACTTCAGCCTGCTGGAATTGCTACCTCATTGACAAATACTGGGCAACAATG GGATTTCCCAAATGGTTGGGCCCCATTGCAACACATGATTGTTGAGGGATTGGCTAATTCTGGTTCTGAAGAGGCAAGGTCTTTGGCTGAAGACATTGCTGTCAGGTGGATCAGAACAAATTATGCTGCCTACAAGAAAACTGGCGCCATGCATGAAAAATATGACGTTGAGGCCTGTGGAAAGATTGGTGGAGGTGGGGAATACAAACCTCAG ACTGGATTTGGTTGGTCCAACGGTGTAGTGCTTGCTTTTCTGGAAGAGTTTGGTTGGCCTCACGACAAAGAAATAGATTGCGATTCATAA
- the LOC135610993 gene encoding replication factor C subunit 2-like — protein sequence MASSSNPYDVPWVEKYRPSKVSDIVGNSDAISRLEVIARDGNMPNLILSGPPGTGKTTSILALAHELLGPNYREGVLELNASDERGIDVVRNKIKMFAQKKVTLPPGRHKIIILDEADSMTSGAQQALRRTMEIYSNTTRFALACNTSSKIIEPIQSRCALVRFSRLSDQEILGRLIVVVEAERVPYVPEGLEAIIFTADGDMRQALNNLQATFSGFRFVNQENVFKVCDQPHPLHVKNMVRNVLEGNFDDACAGLKQLYDLGYSPTDIITTLFRVIKNYDMAEFLKLEFLKETGFAHMRICDGVGSFLQLSGLLAKLATARETAKAP from the exons ATGGCCTCCTCCTCAAACCCGTACGATGTGCCCTGGGTCGAGAAGTATCGCCCATCCAAAGTTTCTGACATCGTCGGCAACAGCGACGCCATCTCCCGCCTCGAGGTCATCGCCCGTGATGGTAACATGCCCAACCTCATCCTCTCG GGCCCTCCCGGCACCGGGAAGACTACGAGCATCCTTGCCCTCGCGCACGAGCTGTTGGGGCCTAATTATCGTGAGGGCGTCCTCGAGCTGAATGCATCTGACGAGAG GGGTATCGATGTAGTGAGGAACAAGATCAAGATGTTCGCCCAGAAGAAAGTGACGCTGCCACCAGGCCGGCACAAGATTATAATTTTGGACGAGGCAGATAG TATGACATCTGGGGCGCAACAAGCACTGAGAAGGACGATGGAGATATATTCGAACACCACGAGGTTTGCTCTGGCATGCAACACTTCGTCTAAAATAATTGAGCCCATCCAGAGCAGATGTGCTCTTGTTCGCTTCTCAAGGTTATCAGATCAAGAGATTCTTGGCCGCCTTATTGTTGTGGTGGAGGCAGAGAGG GTTCCTTATGTACCAGAAGGCCTTGAGGCCATTATATTTACTGCTGATGGCGATATGAGGCAAGCTTTAAACAATTTGCAAGCTACTTTTAGTGGGTTCCGGTTTGTCAATCAGGAGAATGTGTTCAAG GTTTGCGATCAGCCCCACCCTCTGCATGTAAAGAATATGGTTCGCAATGTGCTTGAAGGAAATTTTGATGATGCCTGTGCTGGCTTGAAACAGCTTTACGATCTGGGTTACTCCCCCACTGACATAATCACCACTCTCTTCCGAGTTATCAAGAACTATGATATGGCTGAATTTTTGAAGCTGGAATTCCTGAAG GAAACAGGATTTGCTCATATGAGAATCTGTGATGGTGTGGGTTCCTTCCTCCAGCTCTCAGGCCTTTTGGCGAAGCTTGCAACGGCCAGGGAAACTGCGAAAGCTCCATAA
- the LOC103982781 gene encoding LOW QUALITY PROTEIN: F-box protein PP2-A13 (The sequence of the model RefSeq protein was modified relative to this genomic sequence to represent the inferred CDS: inserted 1 base in 1 codon), which translates to MGAGASSVMGREGEAEDHETGLGNLPESCVAAVLLHLDPPEICRAARLSRTFRGAASADFVWEAKLPENYMYLVELASGGKSPSERDLLCLKEVYAWLCRPNPFDGGNKEFWLDKSWGGFCMSISSKALLITGIDDRRYWNHIPTEESRFYTVAYLQHTWWFEVDGEIDFYFPAGTYSLFFRLHLGRASKRLGRRICSSEHIHGWDIKPVQFQLSTSDGQNTISHCFLDGPGRWILYHAGDFVVDNSNISTKIQFSLTQIDCTHTKGGVCVDSVLIYPKGFXTEKVFTSNL; encoded by the exons ATGGGCGCCGGGGCGTCTAGCGTCATGGGGCGGGAGGGAGAGGCGGAGGACCACGAGACGGGGCTCGGGAACCTGCCGGAAAGCTGCGTCGCCGCGGTGCTGCTCCACCTCGACCCGCCGGAGATCTGCCGCGCGGCGCGGCTCAGCCGGACGTTCCGTGGCGCGGCGTCGGCGGACTTCGTGTGGGAGGCTAAACTGCCCGAGAACTACATGTATCTGGTGGAGCTGGCTTCCGGGGGGAAGAGCCCCAGCGAAAGGGATCTCCTGTGCTTGAAGGAGGTCTATGCGTGGTTGTGCCGGCCGAATCCCTTCGATGGAGGTAACAAG GAATTCTGGCTCGACAAGAGCTGGGGTGGGTTTTGCATGTCGATTTCCTCAAAGGCGTTGCTGATTACTGGGATTGATGATCGGAGATATTGGAATCATATCCCCACGGAGGAATCCAG ATTTTACACGGTTGCATATCTTCAACACACTTGGTGGTTTGAGGTGGATGGGGAAATTGATTTCTACTTTCCTGCCGGTACTTACAGCCTGTTCTTCAGGCTTCATCTAGGTCGAGCCTCCAAGCGACTTGGTCGTCGGATATGTAGTTCCGAACACATCCACGGATGGGATATAAAACCAGTTCAGTTTCAGCTGTCAACATCAGATGGTCAGAACACTATATCTCATTGTTTTCTAGATGGGCCTGGGAGATGGATCCTCTACCATGCAGGAGATTTTGTTGTCGATAACTCCAATATCTCAACAAAGATCCAATTCTCGTTGACACAAATCGACTGCACGCATACAAAAGGTGGCGTCTGTGTTGACTCTGTGTTGATATATCCCAAAGGAT ATACTGAAAAGGTCTTTACTTCCAACTTGTAA